A genomic segment from Glycine max cultivar Williams 82 chromosome 1, Glycine_max_v4.0, whole genome shotgun sequence encodes:
- the LOC100781811 gene encoding probable transmembrane ascorbate ferrireductase 4, with amino-acid sequence MATVSPSLLFFARVLGLAVAVLVLIWALAFKSSFLTPSLSQQDLIYAVLHPLLMVIGFILLSGEAILVHRWLVGSRGLKKLVHLWLQGVALASGIFGIWTKFQGKDGIVANFYSLHSWMGLASVSLFGAQWLIGFLNFWHRGEVRTVRIRILPWHVFLGLYTYALAIATAETGLLEKLTFLQTKRNVPKHSTESMVVNSLGLGLALLSGFVILVAVSPNYQILQSKLLYSETRCLSS; translated from the exons ATGGCCACTGTCTCTCCCTCACTCCTCTTCTTTGCAAGAGTCTTAGGGCTTGCAGTGGCAGTGCTTGTCCTCATATGGGCCCTTGCCTTTAAGTCCAGCTTCCTCACTCCCTCACTCTCCCAACAAGACCTCATATATGCA GTTCTTCATCCTCTGCTCATGGTCATTGGCTTTATCCTCTTAAGTGGAGAAG CAATTTTGGTGCACAGATGGTTAGTTGGATCAAGGGGGTTGAAGAAATTGGTGCATTTGTGGCTTCAAGGGGTGGCTTTAGCTTCTGGGATCTTTGGGATTTGGACAAAATTCCAGGGAAAGGATGGGATTGTGGCAAATTTCTATAGCCTACATTCATGGATGGGTTTGGCTTCTGTATCCCTCTTCGGAGCCCAG TGGTTGATTGGCTTCTTGAACTTTTGGCACCGAGGAGAGGTGCGCACTGTGAGGATAAGGATCTTACCATGGCATGTGTTCCTTGGCCTATACACTTATGCATTGGCAATAGCAACAGCTGAAACTGGATTGTTAGAGAAATTAACATTCTTACAAACAAAGAGAAATGTACCTAAGCACAGCACTGAGTCCATGGTGGTAAATAGTTTAGGGTTGGGTCTTGCCCTCCTTAGTGgctttgttattttggttgCTGTTTCACCCAACTATCAAATCCTTCAAAGCAAACTTTTGTACTCAGAAACAAGGTGTTTGTCATCTTAA
- the LOC102660249 gene encoding uncharacterized mitochondrial protein AtMg00810-like — protein MQVKQRPGQIFISQEKYVDDLLKKFNMQDCKPLATPMAMNEKLSKDDGQNKVDATVYRSLVGSLIYLTNSRPNIVHAVSIVSRFMSNPSKAHFATAKRILRYVKGTKDFGILYEANRDFNLTGYTDSDWAGSTDDRKSTSGYVFLLGNKAIAWASKK, from the coding sequence ATGCAAGTCAAGCAAAGACCTGGACAAATATTTATCTCGCAAGAAAAATATGTGGATGACTTACTGAAGAAGTTCAACATGCAAGATTGCAAACCACTCGCCACACCTATGGCGATGAACGAGAAGCTTTCAAAAGATGATGGGCAAAACAAAGTTGATGCAACAGTTTATAGAAGCCTAGTCGGTTCACTAATCTACTTAACCAACTCAAGGCCAAACATCGTACATGCAGTTAGCATCGTGTCTAGATTCATGAGTAACCCAAGCAAAGCACACTTTGCAACAGCCAAGAGAATCCTAAGATATGTCAAAGGCACAAAGGATTTTGGCATTTTGTACGAGGCAAATAGAGACTTTAACTTGACAGGTTATACAGATAGCGACTGGGCAGGAAGCACagatgatagaaaaagcacaagtggataTGTGTTTCTTCTAGGCAACAAAGCAATAGCATGGGCGTCAAAGAAGTAA